One region of Cyanobium sp. M30B3 genomic DNA includes:
- a CDS encoding GNAT family N-acetyltransferase, which yields MVPVDRDKTSLFIDFENSQRDRQVGKALKEHLEAFGPFFALMAQANEKLVGSIRARIFHELDPTHRTVLIAHFCVDKDYQGLGIGSAMVKHLVSSYKRDEQIHAIAAEVDYWNLPSLRVFEKNQFKPSMQSLNIKKIILKNQLKAQ from the coding sequence TTGGTGCCAGTCGACAGAGACAAGACGTCGCTCTTCATAGATTTTGAAAATTCCCAGCGGGATCGGCAGGTTGGCAAAGCACTAAAGGAACATCTGGAAGCCTTTGGTCCTTTCTTTGCCCTGATGGCACAAGCCAATGAAAAATTGGTTGGCAGCATACGGGCTAGAATCTTCCATGAACTGGACCCAACACATAGAACAGTTTTGATAGCCCATTTTTGCGTCGACAAAGATTACCAAGGGCTTGGGATTGGTTCGGCGATGGTCAAGCATCTTGTCAGTTCATATAAAAGAGATGAACAGATCCATGCAATAGCAGCCGAGGTAGATTACTGGAATTTGCCATCGCTTAGGGTTTTTGAGAAAAATCAGTTTAAGCCGAGCATGCAAAGCTTAAACATCAAGAAGATTATCCTTAAGAATCAGCTGAAGGCACAATAG